From Chryseobacterium gallinarum, one genomic window encodes:
- a CDS encoding glycosyltransferase, with product MENSKQIFQTNSKKRWKSVQWGSRIFIFTGLLLFLALGLMMALDKSPEIPFKEDYKAIITANKPYLQENKISREYKGFRSFISEKTMHTSLAKIEKARVERFKNQNRNWAQFPGGIRSAFYVAWDPQSLMSLKRNVRHVNLVFPEWFFLDPKTGNLKTNVDPEGYKVIRRTGVATMPILSNNFDREFRSEGLRKVLTDPQKRMNLIQKITRQCQKYHFKGINIDFEDMNLDSDENLIAFMKELSETFRQNNMLVTMDIMTDNDDYNIRKLDPYVDYFVLMAYDEYSAGSDAGPVSSQKWIEEQTGKIVKQTSPQKIILGLGAYGYDWSSNKDDNASVTYMQAITKASASKAIINFDDNTFNLNYSYTDSKNNTHTVFFNDAASIFNTMRFSSEYPLAGTALWRLGSEDSRIWNFYDKALTFTGLSKLNLQTLENVKGQTMVDYIGDGEVLDVLNTPHDGKIALEIDSKEKIITDENYITYPSSYEVKKYGGAPQKELVLTFDDGPDEIYTPQILDVLSKYHVPAAFFLVGLNAEKNLPLVKRIYREGHEIGNHTFTHENVAKVSPERALLELKLTRLLIECVTGHSTILFRAPYNADSEPTTSEEIIPVALARKQNYLDIGENIDPEDWQPGITSDKIVKRIMAGIKQQRGNIILLHDAGGETREETVKALKTLIPMLQKQGYHFTNLTSILHKTKNELMPEVPKTRSYYVMQLNLVLATIIYGVSRFLVALFTIFIILGLIRLLLMAYWAFKEKKNERKHEGFPVLKSYPKVSIIVPAYNEEVNIVSSLNNLLKQTYPNFNIIMVDDGSTDTTYDKAKEAFPNHPKLEIFTKTNGGKATALNFGISQTDAEYVVCIDADTKLQQDAVKYLIARFLNARPEEKIAAVAGNVKVGNTVNWLTKWQAIEYTTSQNFDRLAYAHINAITVIPGAIGAFRRSVIMEAGGYSSDTLAEDCDITVKILKAGYTVANENRAVAVTEAPETVKQFLKQRFRWTYGIMQMFWKQKQTFLSPKHKGLGLWAMPNILLFQYIIPFFSPLADLIMFFGILSGNGSKIFTYYLIFLLVDASLALVAFIMQREKWVNLIYVVPQRFGYRWLMYIVLFKSLRKALKGEMQSWGFLKRTGNVKEIAASNM from the coding sequence GTGGAAAATTCCAAACAGATCTTTCAGACCAACAGCAAAAAACGCTGGAAGAGCGTACAATGGGGAAGCCGTATCTTTATTTTTACCGGATTACTGCTTTTTCTCGCTTTAGGGCTGATGATGGCTCTGGACAAAAGTCCTGAAATTCCTTTTAAAGAAGATTACAAAGCTATAATCACTGCCAATAAACCTTATCTTCAGGAAAATAAAATTTCGAGAGAATATAAAGGATTCAGAAGCTTTATTTCTGAAAAAACGATGCATACCAGCCTGGCCAAGATTGAAAAGGCAAGGGTCGAAAGATTTAAAAATCAAAACAGAAACTGGGCACAATTTCCGGGAGGGATCCGTTCTGCCTTCTACGTAGCGTGGGATCCCCAATCTTTAATGTCGTTAAAACGGAATGTCAGACATGTTAATCTTGTTTTTCCCGAATGGTTCTTTTTGGATCCCAAAACAGGAAATCTGAAAACGAATGTTGATCCGGAAGGATATAAAGTGATCCGGAGAACAGGAGTGGCAACCATGCCTATTTTGAGTAATAATTTTGATAGGGAATTCCGTTCCGAAGGATTAAGAAAAGTACTTACAGATCCGCAGAAGAGAATGAATCTTATTCAGAAAATTACCCGGCAGTGCCAAAAATATCATTTCAAAGGTATTAATATTGACTTTGAGGATATGAATCTGGATTCTGACGAAAACCTGATTGCCTTTATGAAAGAGCTTTCAGAAACATTCAGACAGAACAATATGCTGGTGACTATGGATATCATGACGGATAATGATGACTATAATATCCGAAAACTGGATCCTTATGTAGATTACTTTGTTCTGATGGCCTATGATGAATATTCGGCAGGAAGTGATGCCGGTCCGGTTTCTTCCCAAAAATGGATAGAAGAGCAAACCGGGAAAATTGTAAAGCAAACCTCACCACAGAAAATTATCCTGGGATTGGGGGCGTATGGATACGATTGGAGCTCCAATAAAGATGACAATGCTTCCGTGACTTATATGCAGGCTATTACAAAAGCAAGCGCCAGTAAAGCAATAATCAATTTTGATGATAATACCTTTAATCTGAATTATTCGTACACGGATTCTAAAAATAATACCCATACCGTATTTTTTAACGATGCTGCTTCTATTTTCAATACGATGCGATTTTCATCAGAATACCCGCTGGCGGGAACAGCCTTGTGGAGATTGGGAAGTGAAGACAGCAGGATCTGGAATTTTTATGACAAAGCCCTTACGTTTACCGGACTTTCAAAACTCAATCTCCAAACATTGGAAAATGTCAAAGGACAAACCATGGTGGATTACATCGGTGACGGTGAAGTGCTGGATGTACTGAATACTCCTCATGACGGAAAAATAGCACTGGAAATTGATTCTAAAGAAAAGATCATTACAGATGAAAATTATATTACCTATCCCAGCTCCTATGAAGTGAAAAAATATGGAGGAGCTCCTCAAAAAGAGCTGGTACTGACATTTGATGACGGACCGGATGAAATCTATACCCCGCAGATTCTGGATGTACTGTCTAAATATCATGTTCCGGCAGCCTTCTTTTTAGTAGGGTTAAATGCTGAGAAAAACCTTCCGTTAGTTAAAAGAATCTATCGTGAAGGTCATGAAATAGGAAACCATACCTTTACCCATGAGAATGTAGCTAAAGTAAGCCCGGAAAGAGCTTTGCTGGAATTAAAACTGACCAGACTCCTGATAGAATGTGTAACAGGACACAGCACCATTCTTTTCCGGGCTCCTTATAATGCCGACTCAGAACCCACCACTTCCGAAGAGATTATTCCGGTAGCACTGGCAAGAAAGCAAAATTATCTGGATATCGGAGAAAATATTGACCCGGAAGACTGGCAGCCCGGAATTACATCTGATAAAATTGTAAAACGGATAATGGCCGGAATTAAACAGCAGAGAGGAAATATTATCCTGCTTCATGATGCCGGAGGAGAAACCAGGGAGGAAACCGTGAAAGCCCTGAAAACTTTAATTCCAATGCTTCAGAAACAAGGATATCACTTTACCAATCTTACCAGTATCCTGCATAAGACAAAAAATGAACTGATGCCGGAAGTACCTAAAACAAGATCCTACTATGTGATGCAGCTTAATCTGGTTTTGGCGACCATTATTTATGGGGTTAGCCGTTTTCTCGTTGCGCTGTTTACCATCTTTATTATATTGGGGTTGATAAGATTATTGTTGATGGCCTACTGGGCTTTTAAGGAAAAAAAGAATGAAAGGAAACATGAAGGTTTTCCCGTTCTGAAATCATACCCGAAAGTTTCCATCATTGTTCCTGCCTATAACGAAGAAGTCAATATTGTATCATCCCTGAACAACCTGTTAAAACAGACTTACCCGAATTTTAATATCATCATGGTAGATGACGGAAGTACTGACACCACATATGATAAAGCCAAAGAAGCATTTCCCAATCATCCTAAGCTGGAGATTTTTACCAAAACCAATGGTGGAAAAGCAACGGCTTTAAATTTTGGAATTTCCCAAACTGATGCAGAATATGTGGTGTGTATAGATGCTGATACCAAATTGCAGCAGGATGCCGTAAAATATCTGATTGCCCGATTTTTAAATGCCCGCCCTGAAGAAAAAATTGCAGCGGTAGCAGGAAATGTAAAAGTAGGAAACACAGTAAACTGGCTTACAAAATGGCAGGCTATAGAGTATACGACCAGTCAGAATTTTGACAGGCTGGCTTACGCTCATATCAATGCCATAACAGTAATTCCGGGTGCTATCGGTGCATTCAGAAGATCAGTGATTATGGAAGCGGGCGGATATTCTTCAGATACACTGGCTGAAGATTGTGATATTACTGTGAAAATCTTAAAAGCAGGATATACTGTTGCCAATGAAAACCGGGCCGTAGCAGTAACAGAAGCTCCGGAAACTGTAAAACAGTTCTTAAAACAGCGCTTCCGGTGGACCTATGGAATTATGCAGATGTTCTGGAAGCAAAAACAGACTTTCCTGAGTCCGAAACATAAAGGATTGGGCCTTTGGGCAATGCCTAATATCTTATTATTTCAATACATTATTCCGTTTTTTTCTCCATTGGCAGATCTTATCATGTTTTTTGGAATCTTATCCGGAAATGGAAGTAAAATATTTACCTATTATCTGATTTTTCTTCTGGTAGATGCTTCTTTGGCACTGGTTGCATTTATTATGCAGCGGGAGAAATGGGTTAATCTGATATATGTTGTTCCACAGAGATTCGGGTACAGATGGCTGATGTATATTGTATTGTTTAAAAGTTTAAGAAAAGCATTGAAAGGCGAAATGCAGTCCTGGGGATTCCTGAAAAGGACAGGTAATGTAAAAGAGATAGCAGCTTCTAATATGTAA
- a CDS encoding M13 family metallopeptidase has product MKKITLSLFLIAGICSQNTMSAQAKAAKVAVNNTDKGLDLSLMDTSVRPQDDFYNYVSGTWMKTAKIPSDKPTWGSFNKLAEDTDNNSMTILNSLLKDKFADGSEGKKIQDLYATFMNVEKRNADGIKPIQENLNKIDAIKNLADLQNYLASVTKEGENVFYGWGIDADLKDSKMNAVYLGNASLGLGRDYYQKVNEKNTEAIAEYQKYVASMLKELGYKNADEAAKGIVNYEKSIAQTYLTNEQSRDNTLQYNPQTMAELSTLVKGVDIPGYLKKVGVNTDRVIIGELGYYKNFDKLVSAQNLPVIKDYLKFHMINGSASYLSEKLGDMKFAFYGKYLRGQQEQRALNKRGFELINRNLGEAFGKLYVEKYFPAEAKAQMVELIDYLKKSFAVHINNLAWMSATTKEKAMQKLNKFTVKVAYPDKWKDYSKLNIISEAKGGTLYQNLQNVSEWQYNKDLAKIGKPVDKTEWGMTPQTVNAYYNPVNNEIVFPAAILQPPFFNPKADAAVNFGGIGAVIGHEMSHGFDDSGAQFDADGNLVDWWTPEDKANFEKATKALASQYDKYEPVKGTFVNGTFTNGENIADLGGVNIAYDALQMYLKDKGNPGKISGFTQDQRFFLSWATVWRTLSSEKYMINQVKTDPHSPGYFRSFGPLINVDAFYKAFDVKKGDKLYKAPEDRIKIW; this is encoded by the coding sequence ATGAAAAAAATAACGCTTTCTTTGTTTTTAATAGCAGGGATCTGCTCTCAGAATACCATGAGTGCACAGGCTAAAGCTGCTAAAGTAGCAGTGAACAACACAGATAAAGGCTTAGACCTTAGCTTGATGGATACTTCAGTACGTCCACAGGATGACTTTTATAATTATGTGAGTGGAACCTGGATGAAAACAGCCAAAATTCCATCTGATAAGCCGACCTGGGGAAGCTTTAATAAACTGGCGGAGGATACGGATAACAATTCAATGACGATCCTGAACTCCCTTTTGAAAGATAAATTCGCTGACGGAAGCGAAGGCAAGAAGATCCAGGATTTATATGCAACCTTCATGAATGTGGAGAAAAGAAATGCTGACGGAATTAAGCCTATCCAGGAAAATCTGAATAAAATTGACGCCATCAAAAACCTTGCTGATCTTCAAAACTACCTGGCTTCTGTAACGAAGGAAGGAGAAAATGTTTTTTACGGATGGGGAATTGATGCAGACCTTAAAGATTCTAAAATGAACGCTGTTTATTTAGGAAATGCCTCTTTAGGATTAGGAAGAGATTATTACCAGAAAGTAAACGAAAAAAATACGGAAGCAATTGCAGAATATCAGAAATATGTAGCTTCCATGTTAAAAGAACTGGGATACAAAAATGCTGATGAAGCAGCAAAAGGTATCGTTAATTACGAAAAAAGCATTGCACAAACTTATCTGACAAACGAGCAGAGCCGTGACAACACCCTTCAGTACAACCCTCAGACAATGGCAGAATTGTCAACGCTGGTAAAAGGAGTTGATATTCCGGGATACCTTAAAAAAGTGGGTGTGAATACAGATAGGGTAATCATTGGAGAACTTGGCTATTATAAAAACTTTGATAAATTAGTAAGTGCTCAGAACCTTCCTGTAATTAAGGATTATCTTAAATTCCACATGATCAACGGAAGTGCTTCTTACCTGAGTGAGAAACTGGGAGACATGAAATTTGCTTTTTATGGAAAATACTTAAGAGGCCAGCAGGAACAAAGAGCCCTGAATAAGAGAGGCTTTGAATTGATCAACAGAAACCTGGGTGAAGCTTTCGGAAAATTATATGTAGAGAAATATTTCCCGGCAGAAGCTAAAGCTCAAATGGTGGAACTGATTGATTACCTGAAGAAAAGTTTTGCCGTTCATATCAATAACTTAGCCTGGATGTCTGCTACAACGAAGGAAAAGGCGATGCAGAAATTGAATAAATTCACCGTAAAAGTAGCCTATCCGGATAAATGGAAAGACTATTCTAAGCTGAACATTATTTCTGAAGCAAAAGGAGGCACACTATACCAGAATCTTCAGAATGTTTCAGAGTGGCAGTATAATAAAGACCTGGCTAAAATCGGAAAACCGGTTGATAAAACAGAATGGGGAATGACTCCACAAACGGTAAATGCTTATTACAATCCGGTAAATAACGAGATTGTATTCCCTGCAGCCATTCTTCAGCCGCCATTTTTCAATCCTAAGGCTGATGCAGCCGTAAACTTCGGTGGTATCGGGGCTGTTATCGGTCACGAAATGAGCCATGGATTTGATGATTCAGGAGCTCAGTTTGATGCTGATGGTAACCTGGTAGACTGGTGGACTCCGGAGGATAAGGCGAATTTTGAAAAAGCAACAAAAGCTTTAGCCTCTCAATACGACAAATATGAGCCGGTAAAAGGAACTTTCGTAAACGGAACATTCACAAACGGTGAAAACATCGCCGATTTAGGTGGAGTGAATATTGCTTACGATGCCCTTCAGATGTACCTGAAAGATAAAGGAAACCCGGGTAAGATCAGCGGATTTACCCAGGATCAGAGATTCTTCTTAAGCTGGGCAACCGTTTGGAGAACGTTATCCAGTGAAAAATATATGATTAACCAGGTGAAAACAGACCCACATTCTCCTGGATATTTCAGAAGCTTTGGACCGTTAATCAATGTTGATGCTTTCTATAAAGCATTTGATGTGAAAAAAGGAGATAAACTTTACAAAGCTCCGGAAGACAGAATCAAAATCTGGTAA
- a CDS encoding M13 family metallopeptidase — protein MKKLNIGILALSGIVFLNSCGTAKTAGADVKAEAAAAVEKPVKEEIKDEGINLSYMDTNVRPQDDFFSYVNGNWVKTTQIPSDKASWGSFNALRENVDDASLDILNKILTESYPAGSEGQKIQNLYASFMDTNKRNAEGLAPIKGDLAKIDAIKSLNDLQKYLLEATKLGDNSFYGWRVGADMKNSKMNAVYLGGPDLGLGRDYYQKVNEANTKTLAEYQSYVGKLFGVLGYKNSTQAAQNVVDFEKQLANYLLTLEQNRDANLRYNPKNVSELSGLVKNINLAQYLKDAGVNTDRVIIGELKYYQNMDQFLTQKNLPLLKDYLKYHVINGNASNLDDGLEQIRFDFYSKYLQGQKEQRPMNKRGLSLVNGVLGEAFGKLYVEKYFTPEAKQQMETYIDYLLKSFKTHIANIDWMSPETKVKAQEKLSKFTVKIAYPDKWKDYSKLQVEAPKQGATLYSNLQNVSAWQYQRSLDKVGKPVDKTEWGMTPQTVNAYYSGSNNEIVFPAAILQPPFYNPKADAAVNFGGIGAVIGHEISHGFDDSGSRFDGDGNLNNWWTDADRKNFDAKVGQLAAQYSAYEPVKGSFVNGKFTSGENIGDLGGVAVAYDALQMYLKDKGNPGKISGFTQDQRFFMSWATVWRTKATDQYMTNQVKTDPHSPGVFRAFGPLVNQDAFIKAFDIKPGDKMYKAPQDRIKIW, from the coding sequence ATGAAAAAGCTAAATATTGGGATACTTGCCCTTTCGGGTATTGTATTTCTGAATTCGTGTGGTACGGCAAAAACTGCAGGCGCAGATGTAAAAGCAGAAGCTGCAGCAGCTGTTGAAAAGCCGGTGAAAGAAGAAATAAAAGACGAGGGGATCAACCTGTCCTACATGGATACCAATGTCCGTCCGCAGGATGACTTTTTTAGCTATGTAAACGGAAATTGGGTGAAAACTACCCAGATTCCTTCCGACAAGGCAAGCTGGGGATCTTTCAATGCATTGAGAGAAAATGTAGATGATGCTTCTCTGGATATATTAAATAAAATTTTAACGGAATCTTATCCTGCAGGATCTGAAGGTCAGAAAATTCAAAACCTGTATGCTTCTTTTATGGATACCAATAAGAGAAATGCAGAGGGCTTAGCACCCATCAAAGGAGATTTGGCAAAGATTGATGCTATTAAAAGCCTTAATGATCTTCAGAAATACCTTTTGGAAGCTACAAAATTAGGAGACAACTCTTTTTATGGCTGGAGAGTAGGGGCAGATATGAAAAACTCTAAAATGAATGCAGTATATCTTGGAGGCCCTGATCTTGGTTTGGGAAGAGACTACTATCAGAAAGTCAATGAAGCCAATACAAAAACGTTGGCAGAATACCAGTCATATGTTGGAAAACTATTTGGTGTTTTAGGATATAAAAACTCAACACAGGCGGCCCAAAATGTAGTGGATTTTGAAAAACAACTGGCTAACTATCTGCTGACCCTTGAGCAGAACAGGGATGCTAATCTGAGATATAACCCTAAAAATGTTTCAGAACTGTCTGGATTGGTCAAAAATATTAATCTTGCCCAATACCTGAAAGACGCAGGAGTAAATACGGACAGGGTAATTATCGGAGAATTGAAGTATTATCAGAATATGGATCAGTTCCTTACCCAGAAAAACCTTCCTTTATTAAAAGATTATTTAAAATATCATGTTATTAATGGAAATGCGAGTAATCTTGATGATGGATTGGAACAGATCAGGTTTGATTTCTATTCAAAATACCTGCAGGGACAGAAAGAGCAGCGTCCTATGAACAAAAGAGGGCTTTCCCTTGTAAACGGTGTTTTGGGAGAGGCTTTCGGAAAATTATATGTAGAGAAATATTTTACTCCTGAAGCCAAACAGCAGATGGAAACCTATATTGACTATTTATTAAAATCATTCAAAACACATATTGCCAATATAGATTGGATGTCTCCTGAAACGAAAGTAAAAGCACAGGAGAAACTGTCTAAGTTTACAGTGAAAATTGCTTATCCGGATAAATGGAAAGATTATTCCAAACTACAGGTGGAGGCACCAAAACAAGGGGCTACCTTATATTCCAATCTTCAGAATGTATCAGCCTGGCAATATCAGAGAAGCCTGGATAAGGTAGGAAAGCCGGTTGATAAAACAGAATGGGGAATGACACCACAAACGGTAAATGCATACTATAGCGGATCAAATAATGAAATTGTATTCCCGGCTGCAATCCTTCAGCCTCCTTTTTATAATCCTAAAGCAGATGCTGCTGTGAATTTTGGGGGGATTGGAGCGGTAATCGGACATGAAATTTCCCATGGTTTTGATGACAGTGGCTCCCGTTTCGATGGAGATGGAAACCTGAATAACTGGTGGACGGATGCCGATCGTAAAAACTTTGATGCAAAAGTAGGGCAGTTAGCGGCACAATATAGTGCTTATGAGCCTGTAAAGGGAAGCTTTGTAAATGGTAAGTTTACAAGTGGAGAGAATATCGGAGACCTGGGAGGCGTGGCTGTAGCTTATGATGCCCTTCAGATGTACCTGAAAGATAAAGGCAACCCGGGGAAAATCAGCGGATTTACCCAGGACCAGAGATTCTTCATGAGCTGGGCAACCGTCTGGAGAACAAAAGCCACCGATCAGTATATGACCAATCAGGTAAAAACAGACCCACATTCCCCGGGAGTATTCAGGGCATTCGGCCCGTTGGTGAATCAGGATGCATTTATCAAAGCATTTGACATCAAACCGGGAGATAAAATGTATAAAGCTCCTCAGGACAGAATAAAAATTTGGTAG
- a CDS encoding type VI secretion system contractile sheath small subunit: MAMFNYGVGGNEVKVDANEAIQEIQENKSLIVSQLTTEESYTPEIVTGLKTVEDVFKHFQPSVSVQHETEDGSVVEEEFRFQNLGDFTPKSLTQKSDYLQQLSMEQEQYNKIVRQLKTNKILRNMLENDQTRAAFIEVLKEVAQELENN, encoded by the coding sequence ATGGCAATGTTTAATTATGGAGTTGGCGGAAACGAGGTAAAAGTAGACGCTAATGAAGCTATTCAGGAAATACAGGAAAATAAATCACTGATAGTAAGCCAGCTTACAACAGAAGAATCTTATACCCCTGAAATTGTAACAGGATTAAAAACAGTGGAAGACGTTTTCAAACATTTTCAGCCTTCAGTGTCGGTACAGCATGAAACAGAAGACGGAAGTGTGGTGGAAGAGGAATTCCGTTTTCAAAATCTTGGAGACTTTACTCCCAAAAGCCTTACTCAGAAATCAGATTATCTGCAGCAACTGAGTATGGAGCAGGAGCAGTACAACAAAATTGTACGTCAGCTGAAAACAAATAAAATTCTACGCAATATGCTGGAGAACGATCAGACAAGAGCGGCGTTCATAGAAGTATTGAAAGAAGTGGCACAAGAACTTGAAAATAATTAA
- a CDS encoding DUF5458 family protein, whose translation MDSKLQAQESQQQGQQQHSGQPKGNPLAELNKMGGFGFVESVVDGIANMNPTRKARKEIFLNDSNKADERKELLQKINLWVSLLEGNESADKMAETCKSKAQQADQNLKKNLKNTLDAVRLLETNYRTVAQFYKNTELDKVDNVSIVNASLEQVSDLDNPLFIDAIAEEFKNYYDRLDLRDNYSILAIPGYLGSNKVIEKWAKICNENKVMMVTDFANLDKPDDVVDLFHSANLTGGELHRSNVIMTCNWLVGRGKAEEVGEEENVELPPSTSLAGKIHKTLMSQVAAGKKHGNINEVDAVKFELKKSEISQLEKMGLVPMVNEYGKIMAFSAKTLFTGDNIGLQTYSVVRVFDYVTKVLLDFLNRRAFENWNAKNEDDLRRQIVTFLDNIKGPDKLIEKFKIVRFEQDRVNKDRVWLDIRMTPYFPTKSFVIKLDGHKGDDGNEWDAEYAQE comes from the coding sequence ATGGATAGTAAATTACAGGCGCAAGAAAGTCAGCAGCAGGGACAGCAGCAACATTCAGGGCAACCGAAAGGTAACCCGCTTGCGGAACTCAATAAAATGGGAGGCTTTGGCTTTGTTGAATCCGTTGTAGACGGAATCGCCAATATGAACCCTACAAGAAAGGCAAGAAAAGAAATCTTCCTTAACGATAGCAATAAAGCAGACGAAAGAAAAGAACTTCTTCAAAAAATCAACCTTTGGGTAAGTCTTTTGGAAGGGAATGAATCTGCAGATAAAATGGCAGAAACATGTAAAAGCAAAGCTCAACAGGCAGATCAGAATCTAAAGAAAAACCTGAAGAATACACTGGATGCTGTACGTTTGCTGGAAACCAACTATAGAACAGTAGCCCAATTCTATAAAAATACAGAACTGGACAAAGTGGATAACGTAAGCATTGTGAATGCAAGCCTTGAGCAGGTTTCGGATCTGGATAACCCTTTGTTCATTGATGCCATCGCTGAAGAATTCAAAAATTACTATGACCGTCTGGACCTTAGGGATAACTATTCAATCCTTGCCATACCAGGATATTTAGGATCCAATAAAGTGATTGAGAAATGGGCCAAAATCTGTAACGAGAATAAAGTAATGATGGTTACAGACTTTGCTAACCTTGATAAACCGGATGACGTAGTAGACTTATTCCACTCAGCAAACCTTACAGGAGGCGAGCTTCACAGAAGTAATGTGATTATGACATGTAACTGGCTGGTAGGAAGAGGAAAAGCTGAAGAAGTAGGCGAAGAGGAAAATGTAGAACTTCCACCTTCCACCTCATTAGCCGGTAAAATCCATAAGACATTAATGTCTCAGGTAGCGGCCGGTAAAAAACATGGTAACATCAACGAAGTAGACGCTGTAAAATTCGAATTGAAGAAAAGTGAAATTTCGCAGTTAGAAAAAATGGGTCTCGTTCCAATGGTAAATGAATACGGAAAAATTATGGCTTTCTCTGCGAAAACATTATTTACAGGAGACAATATTGGTCTTCAGACGTATTCAGTAGTTCGTGTATTCGATTACGTAACCAAAGTTTTATTAGACTTCCTGAACAGAAGAGCCTTCGAAAACTGGAATGCTAAAAATGAAGATGATCTTAGAAGACAGATCGTAACCTTCCTGGATAATATCAAAGGACCGGATAAACTTATTGAAAAGTTTAAAATTGTTCGTTTTGAGCAGGATAGAGTAAACAAAGACAGAGTATGGCTTGACATTCGTATGACGCCTTATTTCCCTACAAAAAGCTTCGTTATTAAATTAGACGGACACAAAGGAGATGATGGTAACGAATGGGATGCAGAATACGCACAGGAATAA
- a CDS encoding peptidoglycan recognition protein family protein, whose amino-acid sequence MVGVSFETWSEIKRKPMNMGNAMVLNAYVAKFEDNKYVQINSASVGDTVYIIVETIGLTGKKIEVNLLDRDGILDGKNFSVVDLLQDDKDTQGLLTAIVDKQGKAIYKVKLQPSSDKKDIENWGNKINKTKDKKIYTCLLVDADKHNPGVNITYTGRNAKDHENDSRKSSKTNYWLDENGKWFELKYCECNIYSIDKELLKGPNVVYTKTGSKVKGNIGIRKVIAIVLHRTIGSSISGAIAHSKGTHFYVEGTYGVDGEIFQPIKLDQYSNHIMNQTARTSRLEIQTENSIGIEVVGMAYYKVGKDLYTVYDTKIKDPASIKLTKPFKGERKIDGKWAVEDIYWDKLTEAQIKSVKCIVATLMKKYNLKKENIFTHEEIQSKTAGEGQVVKDAIFPLLNECL is encoded by the coding sequence ATGGTAGGAGTTAGTTTTGAAACGTGGTCTGAGATCAAAAGAAAGCCGATGAATATGGGCAATGCTATGGTCCTGAATGCTTATGTTGCTAAATTTGAAGACAATAAATATGTCCAGATCAATTCGGCTTCTGTAGGCGATACAGTGTATATTATTGTTGAAACAATAGGCTTAACCGGTAAAAAAATAGAAGTGAATCTGTTGGACCGTGATGGGATCCTGGACGGTAAAAACTTTTCTGTAGTAGATTTACTTCAGGATGATAAAGATACACAAGGCTTACTCACTGCAATTGTGGATAAACAGGGAAAGGCCATCTACAAAGTTAAACTCCAGCCTTCTTCAGATAAAAAAGACATTGAAAACTGGGGAAATAAAATCAATAAGACCAAAGATAAAAAAATATATACCTGTTTATTGGTGGATGCTGATAAACATAATCCAGGAGTAAATATTACTTATACCGGACGAAATGCGAAAGATCATGAAAACGATTCCCGGAAATCTTCCAAAACCAATTACTGGCTTGATGAAAACGGAAAATGGTTTGAATTGAAATATTGTGAGTGTAATATTTACTCAATAGACAAAGAATTATTAAAAGGCCCCAATGTTGTTTATACAAAAACAGGCAGTAAAGTAAAAGGAAATATTGGTATCCGGAAAGTTATTGCAATTGTTCTGCATCGAACTATTGGATCTTCAATTTCAGGAGCTATTGCACATTCAAAAGGAACTCATTTTTATGTTGAAGGAACATATGGTGTGGATGGTGAGATATTCCAACCGATCAAACTGGATCAGTATTCCAATCACATTATGAATCAGACTGCAAGAACCAGTCGTTTAGAAATCCAAACTGAAAATTCTATCGGAATAGAAGTGGTGGGAATGGCTTACTATAAAGTAGGGAAGGACTTATATACAGTGTATGATACAAAAATAAAAGATCCGGCTTCAATTAAACTAACAAAGCCCTTCAAAGGAGAAAGGAAAATTGATGGGAAATGGGCTGTTGAAGATATTTATTGGGATAAATTGACAGAAGCACAGATAAAATCTGTGAAATGTATTGTTGCTACTCTGATGAAAAAGTATAATTTAAAAAAAGAAAATATTTTTACCCATGAAGAAATACAGTCAAAAACTGCTGGGGAAGGACAGGTTGTTAAAGATGCTATTTTTCCACTATTAAACGAATGCTTATGA